CCGAGGGTCAGCGTCAGCGCCAGCGTGACGATGAAGGCGACACGGCCCGCATCCACCATGCCTTCCATCGCGTTGTGAACCCGCCCCTGCAGGACGCGATAGCCGTACCACAGCAGCCACAGGACTACGATCACCGCTGCGCTTCCGCCTACCCAGCGCATCATTTCGTGGAGCGTGTTGTCGCGGAACGTATCGATTTCCTGATGCAGGAACTCGAAGATGACCTTGTAGTAGAGCCACTGGCCGATGCCGTCCCATTGGGTGCTCAGGCCATCCATCAATCCGGCGGTCAACACCTTGCCCATTCCGTGGCCCTTCCTCTTCGGGAAGGTCAGAGTTGAGTGCACATGCCCGCCAGTCCATAGGAACCGTCTGAACTATCGGCACTGCTAGCGCATAGGGAGGCGAATGACCTTCGGCTTGCTGACGCGACTCACTCGCCCGGCTTGGCCGCTTCCGTAGGTGCCGTGGTCGCATGCCTGCGCAGCAGCACCGCTTCGCGGTGGGCGATGTAGGCGTTCGAGGCGAGGATGATGCCGGCGCCGACCCAGGTCCATGCGTCTACCGTCTCGCCGAACCACAACCAGCCGACCAGCGCCACCAGCGGCAGCTGGACGAAACTGATCGGCGTCAGCGCGGAAACTTCACCCAGTTTGAGTGCGTGCGTCCACAGCACCTGGCCGCCGGTGCCGAACAGGCCCGCGCCGATCACCCACAGCCAGGCGATGCCCTGCGGCCATTCCCACACGAACAGCGCGGGCACGATCGAGATCGGCACCCAGAACAGATACGTGTAGAGGACGATGGTGTTGGCGGCGTCCACGCGCGAGAGCTGCTTGATCTGGATCGCCACCACCGCGCTCAGCACTGCGGCGAGCAGCGCGATCAGCGTGCCGGCGCTGAAATCGGTGGAGCCGGGTCGCACGATCACCAGCACACCGATGAAGCCCAGCGCGACGGCGGCCCAGCGTCGGCCGCGCACGTGTTCGCCCAGGAACAGCACGGCGAGGATGGTCACGAACACCGGTGAGGAATACGACAGCGAGATCGCCTGCGCCAGAGGCAGGTGGCCGATCGCCCAGAAGCCGGCGAGCATCGAGAAGATGCCGATCGAACAACGCACGAAGTAGCGCGACAGCTGCGTGGTGCGCAGCGAGGCCGGGTCCACCCGCATCACCAGCGGCAACACCGCGAGCAGGCCGAACAGGTTGCGGAAGAACGCGATCTCGAACGTGTGCAGCGTGTGCGAGGCGAGGCGGATGGTGATCGCCATCGCGCCGAAGCAGAGCGTGCTGGCGAGCATGAAGCCCGCGGCGCGAAGGGGATGGTGGATCGTCGTCGCGCTCACGGAGTTCTCTTACCAGTCCGCACCGATGACCCGTGGCTCGGGTTCGATGGCGACGTTGAAGCGCCGTTGTACCGATTCGGCGATGCGGCGGGCGAGGTCGAGCAGCTGTTGCCCGGTGGCGCGGCCGTGGTTGACCAGTACCAGCGCGTGCGTCGGCGCCACGCCGGCGTCGCCGTCGCGATGGCCCTTCCAGCCGCAGGCATCGATGAACCACGCGGCCGACAGCTTGCGCGTGTCGGCGTCGCTGCCGCGGAACACCGGCATCGCCGGGTACTCCGCCTGCAACGCCTCGACCAGCGCGGCGGGCACGATGGGATTCTTGAAGAAGCTGCCGGCGTTGCCGAGCACCGCCGGGTCGGGCAGCTTGCGGCGACGGATGGCGATGACCGCTTCGGCGACTTGGCGCGGCGTCGGCGCAGCGATGCCCATCGCGATGAGTTCGTCGCCGATGCCGGCATAGTCGAGCTTCAGCGACGGCGCGCGCGACAGCGCGAATTCCACCGCAGTGACGATGAAGCGGTCGGGCTCGTGTTTGAACACGCTGTCGCGGTAGGCGAACTTGCACGCCTGCGCATCGAGGCGATGCACCTGGCCGGTGGACGGTTCGAACGCTTCCACCGCGTGCACGAATTCGCGCACTTCCACGCCGTAGGCGCCGATGTTCTGGATCGGCGCGGCGCCGACGGTGCCGGGAATCAGTGCCAGGTTCTCCAGCCCGGCGAAGCCGTCGGCGAGCGTGCGCATGACGAAGCCATGCCAGGGCACGCCCGCGTCGGCGCGGACGATGGCGTGGCCGTCGTGTTCCGCGACGATACGCACGCCGTGCGCTGTCAGCGCCAGCAGCGGCATGCCGGGATCGCCGGCGAACAGCAGGTTGCTGCCGCCGCCGATCACCAGCGGCGCGCGCGCGGAGAATTCCGGGCGGGCCAGCAGTTCGGGCAATGCGGCGGCATCGCGCACGTCCGCCAGCAGCGGGGCGGTCGCGGCGACACCGAAGGTGTTGCGGGTTTCCAGCGGGGCATCGTGCAGGACGCGGACGGACTCGCTCATGCGTCGTCCCGCGATGTTTCGCGCATCGCGCTCATACCACCGGCGGCATGTTGCCGCGACTAGGAGCTTCCTTGCGGCGACGCATGGCTTCGACGCATTCGTGGATCAGCCCCGGTCCGCGGTAGACGAGACCGGTGTAGCACTGCACCAGGGTCGCGCCCGCGGCCATCTTCGCTGCCGCATCGGGGCCGGAGAGGATGCCGCCGACGCCGATCATCGGGATCGCCTCGGGCAGGCGCGTGCGCATCATGCGCAGCACGGCAGTGGCCTGGCCCAGCAGTGGTTTGCCGGACAGGCCGCCGATCTCGTTGGCGTGCGGCGCACCTTCGATACCGATGCGCGAGACCGTGGTGTTGGTGGCGATCACGCCGTCCACCTGCAGGTCGCCGAGCACGCGCGCGGCGGCCTCTACGTCGTCGTCGCTGAGGTCGGGCGCGATCTTCACCAGCATCGGCACGCGCTTGCCGTGCACGCCGGCAAGACGCTCCTGCGCGTCGCGCAGCGTGCCGATCAGCCGGCGCAGCGCCTGTTCTTCCTGCAGCTCACGCAGGCCCGCGGTGTTGGGCGAGGAAATGTTGACGGTGACGTAATCGGCGAGCGGGTACACGCGCTCCAGGCAGAGCAGGTAATCCAGCTCGGCGGAGTCGTTGGGCGTGTCCTTGTTCTTGCCGATGTTGATGCCGAGCAGGCCGTTGCGGCGCTTGGCCTTCTCGACATTGCGCACCAGCGCGTCCACGCCGCCGTTGTTGAAACCCAGCCGGTTGATGACGGCCTGCTGGTCGGGCAGGCGGAACATGCGCGGCTTCGGGTTGCCTTCCTGCGGACGCGGCGTGACCGTGCCGACCTCGACGAAGCCGAACCCCAGCGCGAGCAGCGCGTCGATGTGCGCGCCGTTCTTGTCCAGCCCGGCGGCGAGGCCGACCGGGTTGGGGAAGGTCAGGCCGAACGCGCGCGTCGGCAGCGGTGCGGGCCGGCGGGCCAGCAGCACGCTCGTGCCGCTGCGGTACGCGGCCTCCATCGCCTGGAGGGCGACGCCGTGGGCGGTCTCCGCATCGAAACCGAACAGGAAGGGGCGCGCGAGTCCGTACATGCCGGTCCGTCAGAGATCGAACTTGATGCCCTGGGCCAGCGGCAGCGCGTCCGAGTAGTTGATGGTGTTGGTCTGGCGACGCATGTAAGCCCTCCACGCATCGGAGCCCGATTCGCGGCCACCGCCGGTTTCCTTCTCGCCGCCGAACGCACCGCCGATCTCGGCGCCGGAGGTGCCGATGTTGACGTTGGCGATGCCGCAGTCCGAGCCGGCCGCCGACAGGAACGCCTCGGCCGCCTTGAGGTTCTGGGTGAAGATCGACGACGACAGGCCCTGCGGCACGTCGTTCTGCATGTGGATGGCGTCGTCCAGGTTCTTGTACTTCATCACGTACAGGATCGGCGCGAACGTCTCGTGCTGGACGATCTCCGCGTCGTTGCCCAGGCCGGTGACGATGGTCGGCAGGACGAAGTTGCCCGGACGGTCGATCGCGGCACCGCCGGTCTCGACCTTGCCACCGGCCGCCTTGGCCTTCTCGACGGCGTCGAGGTAGGCCTGCACGGCGTCGCGGCTGTTGAGCGGGCCCATCAGGTTGGTCGGGTCGGTCGGATCGCCGATCTTCTTCTCGACCTGCTTGTACGCGGCGATCAGCTTGGCGAGGACGTCGTCGTAGATCGACTCGTGCACGAACAGGCGGCGCGTGGTGGTGCAGCGCTGGCCGGCGGTGCCGACCGCGCCGAAGGCGATCGCGGGAATGGCGAGCTTCAGGTCGGCCGAGGGGTCGACGATGATCGCGTTGTTGCCGCCCAGCTCGAGCAGCGAGCGGCCCATGCGGCGCGCGACGCGCTCGCCGACGATGCGGCCGACCTTGGTCGAGCCGGTGAAGCTGATCAGCGGGATGCGCTTGTCGTCGACGAAGGTCGAGGCGAGCTCGGTGCCGGCGTCGTTGAACAGGAAGAAGATGTCCGGGAAACCGCCGGCCTTCAGCGCCTCGTTGCAGATCTTCATCGACGCGATGGCCGACAGCGGGGTCTTGGGCGAGGGCTTCCAGATCGTGATGTCGCCGCAGATCGCCGCGATGAACGA
This is a stretch of genomic DNA from Lysobacter panacisoli. It encodes these proteins:
- a CDS encoding type IV secretion system protein, which produces MGKVLTAGLMDGLSTQWDGIGQWLYYKVIFEFLHQEIDTFRDNTLHEMMRWVGGSAAVIVVLWLLWYGYRVLQGRVHNAMEGMVDAGRVAFIVTLALTLTLGNGDVYSLLVNGLPGEITVALTGESKHAEDMINASLAKMEAAMVALDALNLHDGSQNLETDKDRAQWLAGVGTIGPALTGGALLVMYRMALAL
- a CDS encoding DMT family transporter — translated: MLASTLCFGAMAITIRLASHTLHTFEIAFFRNLFGLLAVLPLVMRVDPASLRTTQLSRYFVRCSIGIFSMLAGFWAIGHLPLAQAISLSYSSPVFVTILAVLFLGEHVRGRRWAAVALGFIGVLVIVRPGSTDFSAGTLIALLAAVLSAVVAIQIKQLSRVDAANTIVLYTYLFWVPISIVPALFVWEWPQGIAWLWVIGAGLFGTGGQVLWTHALKLGEVSALTPISFVQLPLVALVGWLWFGETVDAWTWVGAGIILASNAYIAHREAVLLRRHATTAPTEAAKPGE
- a CDS encoding quinone-dependent dihydroorotate dehydrogenase, giving the protein MYGLARPFLFGFDAETAHGVALQAMEAAYRSGTSVLLARRPAPLPTRAFGLTFPNPVGLAAGLDKNGAHIDALLALGFGFVEVGTVTPRPQEGNPKPRMFRLPDQQAVINRLGFNNGGVDALVRNVEKAKRRNGLLGINIGKNKDTPNDSAELDYLLCLERVYPLADYVTVNISSPNTAGLRELQEEQALRRLIGTLRDAQERLAGVHGKRVPMLVKIAPDLSDDDVEAAARVLGDLQVDGVIATNTTVSRIGIEGAPHANEIGGLSGKPLLGQATAVLRMMRTRLPEAIPMIGVGGILSGPDAAAKMAAGATLVQCYTGLVYRGPGLIHECVEAMRRRKEAPSRGNMPPVV
- the amaB gene encoding L-piperidine-6-carboxylate dehydrogenase, producing the protein MTHPVLTALGLADTESGTFLGSGQWSATRDAGVLESVNPTNGEVLAKVHASSQADYDTIVERAQAAYKVWRTTPAPRRGEAIRLCADALRKHKDALGSLVALEMGKSKPEGDGEVQEMIDIGDFAVGLSRQLYGLTMHSERPGHRMYEQWHPIGLVGVISAFNFPVAVWAWNSFIAAICGDITIWKPSPKTPLSAIASMKICNEALKAGGFPDIFFLFNDAGTELASTFVDDKRIPLISFTGSTKVGRIVGERVARRMGRSLLELGGNNAIIVDPSADLKLAIPAIAFGAVGTAGQRCTTTRRLFVHESIYDDVLAKLIAAYKQVEKKIGDPTDPTNLMGPLNSRDAVQAYLDAVEKAKAAGGKVETGGAAIDRPGNFVLPTIVTGLGNDAEIVQHETFAPILYVMKYKNLDDAIHMQNDVPQGLSSSIFTQNLKAAEAFLSAAGSDCGIANVNIGTSGAEIGGAFGGEKETGGGRESGSDAWRAYMRRQTNTINYSDALPLAQGIKFDL
- the murB gene encoding UDP-N-acetylmuramate dehydrogenase translates to MSESVRVLHDAPLETRNTFGVAATAPLLADVRDAAALPELLARPEFSARAPLVIGGGSNLLFAGDPGMPLLALTAHGVRIVAEHDGHAIVRADAGVPWHGFVMRTLADGFAGLENLALIPGTVGAAPIQNIGAYGVEVREFVHAVEAFEPSTGQVHRLDAQACKFAYRDSVFKHEPDRFIVTAVEFALSRAPSLKLDYAGIGDELIAMGIAAPTPRQVAEAVIAIRRRKLPDPAVLGNAGSFFKNPIVPAALVEALQAEYPAMPVFRGSDADTRKLSAAWFIDACGWKGHRDGDAGVAPTHALVLVNHGRATGQQLLDLARRIAESVQRRFNVAIEPEPRVIGADW